In the genome of Candidatus Reidiella endopervernicosa, one region contains:
- a CDS encoding tryptophan--tRNA ligase, with protein sequence MSSNPSQNKRVLSGMRPTGKLHLGHYHGVVKNWVNLQHEFDCFFFVADWHALTTHYEDVAIIEESVWDMVIDWLAAGVDPGSAKLFIQSRVPEHAELHLLLSMMTPLGWLERVPTYKDQQEKLKEKDLATYGFLGYPLLQSADILVYKAGGVPVGEDQVVHVELTREVARRFNHIYGREPGFEEKAEAAVKKMGKKGAKLYRELRRLYQEQGDGEALAKGQALLESQQNISISDRERLFGFLEGSGRIILPEPQAMLTPASKMPGLDGQKMSKSYNNTISLREDPDAIAEKLRRMPTDTNRVRRNDPGDPAVCPVWQLHEVYSSDETKDWVMEGCRSAGIGCIECKQPVIEAVQAELEPIRDRAREFENDSDLVRQIIAEGSESARDVARETLDEVREAMGLSYR encoded by the coding sequence TTGAGTTCCAATCCATCGCAGAATAAGCGCGTCCTCTCCGGTATGCGCCCCACCGGCAAGCTCCACCTCGGTCACTACCACGGTGTGGTGAAGAACTGGGTCAACCTGCAGCACGAGTTTGACTGCTTCTTCTTTGTTGCCGACTGGCATGCGCTGACGACCCACTATGAGGATGTCGCGATCATTGAGGAGAGCGTCTGGGACATGGTGATCGACTGGCTAGCGGCGGGTGTTGATCCTGGCTCAGCCAAACTCTTTATCCAGTCACGCGTACCGGAGCATGCCGAGCTGCACCTGCTGCTCTCGATGATGACCCCACTCGGCTGGCTCGAGCGGGTGCCGACCTACAAGGATCAGCAGGAGAAGCTCAAGGAGAAGGATCTGGCCACCTACGGTTTCCTCGGCTATCCGCTGCTGCAGAGCGCTGACATCCTGGTCTACAAGGCGGGCGGTGTGCCGGTCGGTGAGGATCAGGTGGTCCATGTCGAGCTGACCCGTGAGGTGGCGCGTCGCTTTAACCATATCTACGGTCGCGAGCCGGGTTTCGAAGAGAAGGCCGAGGCGGCAGTGAAGAAGATGGGCAAGAAGGGGGCGAAGCTCTACCGTGAGCTGCGTCGGCTCTACCAGGAGCAGGGTGATGGCGAAGCGCTGGCGAAGGGCCAGGCGCTGCTCGAATCGCAACAGAACATCTCTATCAGCGACCGTGAGCGGTTGTTCGGATTTCTTGAGGGGAGTGGTCGCATTATCTTGCCCGAACCGCAGGCGATGCTGACCCCTGCATCCAAGATGCCGGGACTCGATGGACAGAAGATGTCGAAGTCCTACAACAACACCATCTCACTGCGTGAGGATCCCGATGCAATTGCGGAGAAGCTGCGCCGCATGCCGACCGATACCAACCGCGTGCGCCGTAACGATCCGGGTGATCCAGCGGTCTGCCCGGTGTGGCAGCTGCATGAGGTCTACTCGAGCGATGAGACCAAGGATTGGGTGATGGAAGGGTGCCGTAGCGCCGGAATCGGCTGTATCGAGTGCAAACAGCCGGTAATCGAAGCGGTACAGGCGGAGCTGGAGCCGATCCGTGATCGCGCTCGCGAGTTTGAGAACGATTCCGATCTGGTACGCCAGATCATCGCTGAAGGAAGTGAGTCGGCGCGTGATGTGGCGCGCGAGACGCTGGATGAGGTACGTGAGGCGATGGGCCTCTCCTACCGATAG
- a CDS encoding segregation and condensation protein A: MPFAMVMGEQVTQLPQDLYIPPDALEVFLEAFEGPLDLLLYLIRRQNLDIVDIPIAEITRQYMGYIDMMKEIRLELAAEYLVMAAMLAEIKSRMLLPRPPTEEGEEGDPRAELVRRLQEYERYKQAAEDIEALPQVGRDTFPTSAVAPERVQTQDDPDVEMRELLLAFKDVLTRAEMFTSHHIQREALSVRERMSNVLSVLEADKFTDFTSLFDVKEGRLGVVVTFLSILELIKESLVEIIQSEPFAPIYLKAAGGHSGVEPVEQIEEQEMQDPTAESDDDE, encoded by the coding sequence ATGCCGTTCGCGATGGTAATGGGCGAGCAGGTTACCCAACTGCCGCAGGATCTCTACATTCCACCCGATGCGCTGGAGGTCTTCCTCGAGGCGTTTGAGGGACCGCTCGATCTGCTGCTCTATCTGATCCGTCGTCAGAACCTCGATATCGTTGATATTCCGATTGCTGAGATTACCCGCCAGTACATGGGTTACATCGATATGATGAAGGAGATTCGTCTCGAACTGGCCGCTGAGTATCTGGTGATGGCGGCGATGCTGGCTGAGATCAAATCGCGCATGCTGCTGCCGCGTCCACCGACTGAGGAGGGCGAGGAGGGAGATCCACGCGCTGAGCTGGTGCGCCGTCTGCAGGAGTATGAGCGCTACAAGCAGGCCGCCGAAGATATCGAGGCGTTACCGCAGGTGGGGCGCGATACCTTCCCCACCAGTGCGGTGGCTCCCGAGCGTGTCCAGACCCAGGACGATCCTGATGTTGAGATGCGCGAGCTGCTGCTAGCCTTCAAGGATGTACTGACCCGCGCCGAGATGTTTACCTCACACCATATCCAGCGTGAGGCACTCTCGGTGCGTGAGCGTATGTCGAATGTGCTCAGTGTGCTCGAGGCCGATAAGTTTACCGACTTCACCAGTCTGTTCGATGTTAAGGAGGGGCGGCTTGGAGTGGTGGTCACCTTCCTCTCGATCCTTGAACTGATCAAGGAGTCGCTGGTGGAGATTATCCAGTCCGAGCCCTTCGCGCCGATCTACCTCAAGGCCGCCGGTGGCCACAGCGGGGTCGAGCCGGTTGAACAGATAGAAGAACAAGAGATGCAGGATCCAACTGCAGAAAGTGACGATGATGAATGA
- the scpB gene encoding SMC-Scp complex subunit ScpB: MMNEEKLTHIVEASLLAAGRPLTLDNLLALFADDDRPDKGELRKAIEQLNELYAERGIEILEVASGYRLQVKSDMEPWVSRLWEERPTRYSRALLETLSLIAYRQPITRGEIEDIRGVSVSSNIVKTLLEREWVRVVGHRDVPGRPAMYSTTREFLDYFNLKGLGDLPPLSELRDIDSINAELDLALPGEGKKPLGGVEGDTEAEDGTAGEGEDTSVAESDQAETDDAADGESEDASEEASGEAESNNGDIDAVENEIAAEPVSGDPVEGDESEATPDNESEEMSRDVSAESDANSDATEETSVEADTEVAATVTDENETASDTDAEQPSESDEAAEVEIRKDADSEQAQ; this comes from the coding sequence ATGATGAATGAAGAGAAACTGACCCATATCGTTGAGGCGTCGCTGCTTGCAGCGGGGCGCCCCCTGACCCTCGATAATCTGCTGGCGCTGTTTGCTGATGATGATCGTCCCGACAAGGGCGAGCTACGCAAGGCGATCGAGCAGCTCAATGAGCTCTACGCCGAACGCGGTATCGAGATCCTTGAGGTGGCCAGCGGTTATCGCCTGCAGGTGAAGAGCGATATGGAGCCGTGGGTCAGCCGCCTTTGGGAGGAGCGCCCAACGCGCTACTCACGCGCACTGCTCGAGACCCTGTCGCTGATTGCCTATCGCCAGCCGATTACTCGTGGTGAGATCGAGGATATCCGTGGTGTCAGTGTTAGCAGCAACATCGTCAAGACCCTGCTCGAGCGTGAGTGGGTGCGTGTGGTCGGCCATCGTGATGTGCCGGGCCGTCCTGCCATGTACAGCACCACCCGTGAATTCCTCGACTACTTCAATCTAAAAGGTCTGGGCGATCTGCCACCGCTCTCTGAGCTTCGCGACATCGATAGTATTAATGCTGAGCTTGATCTGGCACTCCCCGGTGAGGGCAAGAAACCGTTGGGTGGTGTTGAGGGTGATACAGAGGCCGAGGACGGGACCGCTGGTGAGGGTGAAGACACTTCAGTAGCAGAATCGGATCAGGCAGAAACGGACGATGCTGCTGATGGCGAGTCAGAAGATGCTTCGGAGGAGGCCTCGGGCGAGGCTGAATCTAATAACGGCGATATTGATGCCGTAGAGAATGAGATTGCTGCAGAGCCAGTAAGCGGTGATCCGGTCGAAGGTGATGAGTCAGAAGCTACTCCCGATAATGAGTCGGAAGAGATGTCTCGGGACGTAAGTGCCGAATCTGATGCTAATAGTGACGCCACGGAAGAAACGTCGGTAGAAGCGGATACTGAAGTTGCTGCGACAGTGACGGACGAGAATGAAACAGCATCGGATACCGATGCGGAGCAGCCATCGGAGAGTGATGAGGCTGCTGAAGTTGAGATACGCAAGGACGCCGACAGTGAGCAGGCGCAATAA
- the rluB gene encoding 23S rRNA pseudouridine(2605) synthase RluB, which yields MAERLQKVLAAAGHGSRREIERWIEAGRISVNGVIAELGIKVGGHDKIRIDGRLIKLKSADAQPERRVIIYHKRTGEVTTTSDPEGRPTIFDGLPKLKGSRWINVGRLDINTSGLLLLTNDGELAHRLMHPSSEIDREYSVRVLGEVTPEMIKALQRGVELEDGRARFDKISEGRGDGANHWYHVVLKEGRNREVRRLWESQGVQVSRLTRTRFGPISLPRRLPRGAWRDLEDGELKQLLNAVSMQVEKPSPAPGQKQAHKSAKKHSSPYKKSRPSKK from the coding sequence ATGGCTGAACGACTACAGAAGGTTCTGGCAGCGGCTGGTCACGGTTCACGGCGTGAGATAGAGCGCTGGATCGAGGCGGGACGCATTAGCGTTAATGGCGTCATCGCCGAGCTCGGCATTAAGGTGGGCGGGCACGACAAGATCCGTATCGATGGCCGCCTGATTAAACTCAAGAGCGCCGATGCGCAGCCAGAGCGGCGCGTGATTATCTACCACAAACGAACCGGTGAGGTGACCACCACCTCCGATCCAGAGGGACGTCCCACCATCTTCGATGGCCTGCCGAAGTTGAAGGGGAGTCGCTGGATCAATGTTGGCCGACTCGATATCAATACCTCCGGTCTGCTGCTGCTAACCAACGATGGTGAGCTGGCGCACCGTCTGATGCACCCCTCCAGCGAGATCGATCGTGAGTACTCTGTGCGAGTGCTGGGTGAGGTGACACCCGAGATGATCAAGGCGCTGCAACGTGGTGTCGAGCTCGAGGATGGTCGGGCACGATTCGACAAGATTTCCGAGGGGCGTGGTGATGGTGCCAACCACTGGTACCACGTCGTCCTCAAAGAGGGGCGTAACCGAGAGGTGCGTCGTCTGTGGGAGTCGCAGGGTGTGCAGGTTTCACGTCTGACCCGGACCCGTTTCGGACCGATCTCGCTGCCGCGTCGTCTGCCTCGCGGTGCCTGGCGAGACCTTGAGGATGGAGAGCTGAAGCAGCTACTCAATGCCGTTTCAATGCAGGTTGAAAAACCGTCACCAGCACCGGGACAGAAGCAGGCGCACAAATCCGCCAAAAAACACTCCTCTCCCTACAAGAAGTCACGTCCATCTAAAAAATAG
- a CDS encoding efflux RND transporter periplasmic adaptor subunit, whose amino-acid sequence MLSLLLLATVVSMSGCDSSEAVDESAGGEMPPASVTTLLIKQQDVALQYEYVGQIAASREVEVRARVTGLVEQRHYEEGGLVDAGDLLFQLEPSTYEVQLAQAEAELASAEAELKRAKREQLRMKPLLAKNLVSQNQLDDADSARDLAEAAVKLAQARVKSATINLDYTQVTAPIAGVAGRALKVEGGLAEEGGDSLLTTLAQTDPVYVDFGVAEAVQLDIRRETKEGKIRLPEGGFKVALFSATGEDLNHIGAIDFQDYKIDSRTGNFATRAIVNNSDGLLAPGQFVNVKLQGAVRTDTIVLPQRSVLDDPEGKYVYAIAKDESDQSIALKRHVVVGEWVKNVEGIENGWIIRSGLESGDEVVIDGSARIFFPGMSVSATPHGAEPAQDSSVE is encoded by the coding sequence TTGCTCTCTCTTCTGCTGCTGGCAACGGTCGTGTCGATGAGCGGTTGTGATAGCAGTGAAGCTGTGGATGAATCGGCCGGTGGTGAAATGCCTCCAGCGAGTGTCACGACTCTGCTCATCAAGCAGCAAGATGTGGCACTGCAGTATGAGTATGTGGGGCAGATTGCCGCCTCACGTGAGGTCGAGGTTCGAGCGCGTGTTACCGGTCTCGTTGAGCAGCGGCACTATGAGGAGGGTGGTCTGGTCGATGCGGGCGATCTTCTATTTCAACTTGAGCCCTCAACCTATGAAGTGCAGCTTGCACAGGCCGAGGCTGAGTTAGCCAGTGCAGAGGCAGAGCTTAAGCGTGCCAAACGTGAACAGCTACGCATGAAGCCGCTATTGGCGAAAAACCTGGTGAGTCAAAATCAGCTTGATGACGCAGACTCTGCACGCGACCTGGCAGAGGCGGCGGTCAAACTCGCGCAGGCAAGGGTGAAAAGCGCAACTATCAATCTCGATTACACGCAGGTGACGGCACCGATTGCAGGTGTTGCCGGTCGGGCGCTGAAGGTCGAAGGCGGGCTGGCTGAAGAGGGTGGCGATAGTCTGTTGACCACCCTGGCACAGACCGATCCGGTCTACGTCGATTTTGGCGTTGCCGAGGCGGTACAGCTGGATATTCGACGTGAGACCAAAGAGGGAAAGATTAGGCTCCCCGAGGGTGGCTTTAAAGTCGCTCTCTTCTCCGCCACGGGTGAGGATTTAAATCATATCGGTGCGATCGACTTTCAGGACTATAAGATCGATAGCCGCACCGGTAATTTTGCCACCCGTGCCATCGTAAATAATTCCGATGGGCTGCTGGCACCCGGACAGTTCGTCAATGTGAAGCTGCAGGGTGCGGTCCGTACCGATACGATCGTGCTGCCGCAACGCTCAGTATTAGACGATCCAGAGGGCAAGTATGTTTACGCCATCGCTAAGGATGAGAGCGATCAATCGATCGCCTTAAAACGTCACGTGGTGGTGGGCGAGTGGGTGAAAAATGTCGAAGGTATAGAGAACGGCTGGATTATTCGTTCTGGCCTGGAGTCGGGTGATGAAGTGGTGATCGACGGATCGGCGCGGATCTTCTTCCCGGGCATGTCGGTTAGTGCCACCCCGCACGGTGCTGAGCCAGCGCAAGATAGCAGTGTGGAATAG
- a CDS encoding efflux RND transporter permease subunit, producing MISRFFIDRPIFAFVISIFIILAGLASMRTLPVAQYPEIAPPVVQVTAIYPGASATVVEETVSSPIENAINGVEGMIYMASTSTSSGVTTISVTFEIGTDVDKAALNVNNRVKQIEARLPLEVRRQGVVVEKSSSSFLQVLAFYSPDGRHDDLFTSNYVTLNVLDRLKRIPGSTNVQIFGAKDYAMRIWLKPDRMTQLGVAVNEVIAAVNEQNAQFAAGKIGQKPTGKSQEMVYTITTQGRLSTPEEFGKIIIRSNADGSALRLKDIARVELGSKDYDFVGRINGKPATLVGIFLQPGANALDVGQSVEDTMAELEADFPEGLTYSIPYNTTRFVEVSIREVLKTLGEAMLLVFLVVYLFLQNFRATLIPILAVPVSLLGTFAGLQMLGYSINTLTLFGMVLSIGIVVDDAIVVLENVERIMHEEGLKARDAAIQAMREVSGPIIAIVLVLVSVFVPIAFLGGLTGELYRQFAITISISVAISGVVALSMTPALCMLILKHEHKASNAFFRWFNHWFHQVTDHYVKGVGVLLRRSLLTMGLFLGMVAITINLWQSTPGSLVPDEDQGYYIAAVFLPDGASLERTDAVVGEVIEAIQSNPNNFDVVSFTGLDFLGGSFKNSAATMFVTQKHWDEREVPVKALVDELFMKTGAINEALVLAFNPPAIFGLGNTGGFEFYIQNRGEGGAAELARAMEGFKGATHEEPRLGMVNSLWRANTPQLYVDVDRERAKSLGIKLDDAFNTLAATLGSYYVNDFSRYGRAWQVLIGADVHYRQTPQDIGQLFVLSTQGEMVPVSAFARVEYSSGPDTLDRFNNLPAVKLFGEGAPGVSSGQAIQAIQDVADKSLPKDFSVDWSGASYQEVRSENTAFISMGMAVVMVFLILAALYERWSLPLSVLLALPFGTFGALAAVWMRDFTNDVYFQIGLVTLLGLAAKNAILIVEYALLKYQEGWSAAAAAMEAARLRFRPIIMTSLAFILGVLPLALSTGAGAGARQSVGTGVMGGMLAATFLAVFFLPFFFKLLITRRLRAQADEFERPVNSVKPQS from the coding sequence ATGATCTCCCGCTTCTTTATCGACAGGCCCATCTTCGCCTTTGTCATTTCGATATTCATTATCCTGGCCGGATTGGCCTCCATGCGTACGCTGCCGGTCGCCCAGTATCCGGAAATTGCGCCTCCTGTGGTTCAGGTCACGGCCATCTACCCCGGTGCTTCGGCAACGGTAGTCGAGGAGACCGTCTCGTCCCCGATTGAGAACGCCATCAACGGTGTTGAAGGCATGATCTACATGGCCTCGACCTCGACCTCCAGTGGCGTCACTACCATCTCGGTCACGTTTGAAATCGGCACCGATGTCGATAAGGCAGCGCTCAATGTTAATAACCGGGTAAAACAGATCGAAGCGCGTCTGCCCCTGGAGGTCAGGCGTCAGGGCGTGGTTGTTGAAAAAAGCTCCTCATCGTTTTTGCAGGTACTGGCCTTCTATTCGCCCGATGGGCGGCATGACGATCTGTTCACTTCCAACTACGTCACCCTGAATGTGCTTGATCGCCTCAAGCGTATTCCGGGAAGTACCAACGTGCAGATCTTTGGTGCCAAGGATTACGCTATGCGTATCTGGCTTAAACCCGATCGCATGACACAGTTGGGTGTGGCGGTGAACGAGGTGATTGCCGCTGTTAACGAGCAGAATGCCCAGTTCGCAGCGGGCAAGATCGGTCAGAAACCGACGGGGAAATCCCAGGAGATGGTCTATACCATCACCACGCAGGGAAGGCTCTCTACGCCGGAGGAGTTCGGCAAAATCATAATTCGCTCGAATGCAGATGGCAGCGCGCTGAGGCTGAAAGATATCGCCCGCGTGGAGTTGGGTTCGAAGGATTACGACTTTGTCGGGCGCATCAACGGCAAACCCGCCACACTGGTCGGTATCTTCCTGCAGCCGGGAGCCAACGCACTGGATGTCGGGCAGAGTGTCGAAGATACAATGGCGGAGTTGGAAGCTGACTTCCCAGAGGGTTTGACCTATTCAATCCCTTACAACACCACCCGTTTTGTCGAGGTATCTATCCGTGAGGTACTCAAAACGCTCGGTGAAGCGATGTTGCTGGTATTCCTGGTGGTCTACCTGTTTCTACAAAACTTCCGTGCTACTTTGATTCCAATACTGGCAGTGCCGGTCTCCCTGTTGGGTACCTTTGCCGGGCTGCAGATGTTGGGTTACTCGATAAATACCCTGACCCTGTTCGGTATGGTGCTGTCGATAGGTATCGTCGTCGATGATGCAATCGTGGTACTGGAGAATGTCGAACGCATCATGCATGAGGAGGGGCTCAAGGCACGCGATGCTGCCATACAGGCGATGCGTGAGGTGAGCGGGCCTATCATCGCCATTGTGCTGGTACTGGTTTCAGTGTTTGTACCGATTGCTTTCCTCGGTGGACTGACCGGCGAGTTGTATCGACAGTTTGCCATTACCATCTCAATCTCGGTGGCGATCTCCGGTGTGGTCGCACTCAGCATGACGCCTGCGTTATGCATGTTGATACTGAAACATGAACACAAGGCGAGCAACGCCTTTTTTCGTTGGTTTAATCACTGGTTTCATCAGGTCACCGATCACTACGTTAAAGGCGTGGGGGTTCTGTTGCGTCGCTCTCTGCTCACGATGGGACTGTTTCTGGGAATGGTCGCCATCACAATTAATCTGTGGCAGAGCACACCGGGTTCTCTAGTGCCCGATGAGGATCAGGGTTATTACATCGCGGCGGTTTTCCTACCAGACGGTGCTTCACTCGAGCGCACCGATGCAGTCGTGGGTGAGGTGATCGAAGCGATTCAATCCAATCCCAATAATTTCGATGTGGTCTCTTTTACCGGTCTGGATTTTCTCGGTGGCAGCTTTAAAAATAGCGCTGCAACCATGTTTGTTACGCAAAAGCACTGGGATGAACGAGAGGTGCCGGTCAAGGCGCTGGTGGATGAGTTGTTCATGAAGACGGGTGCTATCAATGAGGCGCTGGTATTGGCGTTTAATCCGCCAGCGATCTTTGGTCTGGGTAATACAGGCGGATTTGAGTTCTACATTCAGAATCGTGGTGAGGGTGGGGCGGCTGAACTGGCCAGGGCGATGGAGGGCTTCAAGGGTGCGACACACGAAGAGCCGCGTCTCGGTATGGTCAACTCTCTCTGGCGTGCTAATACCCCGCAACTCTATGTCGATGTGGATCGAGAGCGGGCCAAGTCTTTAGGTATCAAGCTGGATGACGCCTTTAATACCCTGGCAGCGACGCTGGGCAGCTACTACGTTAACGACTTCAGTCGTTACGGCAGGGCGTGGCAGGTGTTGATCGGTGCCGATGTGCACTACCGTCAAACACCTCAGGATATCGGCCAGCTATTTGTGCTCAGTACGCAGGGGGAGATGGTGCCGGTCTCAGCCTTCGCACGTGTTGAGTACAGTTCCGGTCCTGACACTCTGGATCGCTTTAACAACCTGCCTGCAGTAAAGCTCTTTGGTGAGGGTGCCCCGGGTGTGAGTTCGGGACAGGCTATCCAGGCGATTCAGGATGTGGCCGATAAGTCATTGCCCAAAGACTTCTCCGTCGACTGGTCGGGTGCCTCCTATCAAGAGGTCCGATCTGAAAACACCGCCTTCATCAGTATGGGCATGGCGGTGGTGATGGTGTTTCTGATTCTTGCGGCCCTCTACGAGCGCTGGTCGTTACCGCTGTCGGTGCTGCTGGCACTGCCCTTCGGTACCTTCGGTGCCCTGGCTGCAGTCTGGATGCGAGACTTTACCAATGACGTCTATTTCCAGATCGGCCTGGTAACTCTGCTCGGACTGGCGGCGAAGAATGCCATTCTGATCGTAGAGTATGCGCTGTTGAAGTATCAGGAGGGGTGGTCCGCTGCTGCTGCGGCCATGGAGGCGGCGCGGCTAAGATTCCGTCCAATTATTATGACCTCGCTAGCCTTTATTCTCGGTGTGTTGCCTCTGGCGCTCTCGACCGGAGCGGGAGCGGGTGCCAGACAGTCGGTGGGAACCGGTGTGATGGGGGGTATGCTCGCCGCGACCTTCCTCGCGGTCTTCTTCCTGCCCTTCTTCTTCAAACTGCTGATCACCCGAAGGTTGCGCGCGCAAGCCGATGAGTTTGAGAGGCCGGTGAACTCGGTTAAACCGCAGTCGTGA
- a CDS encoding endonuclease III domain-containing protein, whose protein sequence is MVKKLTLPKRSLKAHFNTLQKCYGELSWWPADSPFEVMVGAILTQNTNWVNVERAIANLKAKGKLSAEAIVKSRHDHLAAWIKPSGYFNIKAKRLRAFCEWCQAEGGCEALSDRETNLLRHQLLAIHGVGPETADDMLLYAFERPVFVIDAYTRRIFSRVGLIDGEEGYEVLRAAFEAALGEDVVLFNQAHALIVEYAKQHCRTKPICENCPLVRNCQSAAAG, encoded by the coding sequence TTGGTGAAAAAACTAACGCTACCCAAAAGGAGTCTCAAGGCGCACTTCAACACTCTGCAGAAGTGCTACGGGGAGCTGTCGTGGTGGCCTGCTGATTCACCCTTTGAGGTGATGGTCGGTGCGATCCTGACCCAGAACACCAACTGGGTAAATGTCGAACGGGCGATCGCTAATCTCAAAGCGAAGGGAAAACTCTCGGCCGAGGCGATCGTAAAGAGTCGTCACGACCATCTGGCTGCCTGGATCAAACCCTCGGGCTACTTCAATATCAAGGCGAAACGACTGCGTGCCTTCTGTGAGTGGTGTCAGGCAGAGGGGGGTTGCGAGGCGCTCTCTGACCGTGAGACCAATCTGTTACGTCATCAGCTGCTGGCTATTCACGGTGTGGGACCGGAGACGGCCGACGATATGCTGCTCTACGCGTTTGAACGTCCGGTGTTTGTGATCGATGCCTATACGCGCCGAATATTCTCCAGGGTTGGATTAATCGATGGGGAAGAGGGGTATGAGGTGTTGCGAGCCGCCTTTGAAGCGGCACTGGGCGAGGATGTTGTCTTATTTAATCAGGCGCATGCGTTGATTGTTGAGTATGCCAAACAACACTGCCGTACTAAACCGATTTGCGAGAATTGTCCGCTGGTACGGAATTGTCAGTCCGCCGCTGCGGGGTAG
- a CDS encoding GGDEF domain-containing protein, with translation MAAQGDITNTQNGDTIPFPLRGSAHAQKRDSESQDYGNGASIALELSAILQSTLEWNKVLTLFNSEARQNVPFDALNYTFPSDNIHFEIGVTKHHKASYQLTLGNQTLGTITFSRRRPFSDGQLKLVEEMIVGLVYPLRNALLYRRAVQSAQRDPLTGIGNRAALETALKREIDLSHRNGSPLAMMVFDLDHFKNVNDTYGHAAGDCALKQFAQTVGKCARGTDMLFRFGGEEFVLLLNNTEMMGATQLGERIREAVEEMELECEGARFGITVSVGVAATRIDDTPESLFKRADFLLYSAKSGGRNCVCSAE, from the coding sequence ATGGCAGCACAAGGCGATATCACTAACACTCAGAATGGCGACACCATTCCCTTTCCTCTCCGAGGCTCTGCTCACGCCCAGAAGCGTGATTCCGAATCTCAGGATTATGGGAACGGTGCCAGCATTGCGCTTGAACTGAGCGCCATCCTGCAGAGCACACTGGAGTGGAACAAGGTTCTGACCCTGTTCAATAGTGAGGCTCGCCAGAACGTTCCCTTCGATGCACTCAACTACACCTTCCCATCCGATAACATCCACTTCGAGATCGGTGTCACCAAACACCACAAGGCGAGCTATCAGCTCACCCTCGGTAACCAGACACTCGGCACCATCACCTTCTCGCGTCGTCGCCCCTTCAGCGATGGCCAGCTGAAGCTAGTTGAGGAGATGATCGTCGGTCTGGTCTACCCACTGCGTAACGCCCTGCTCTATCGCCGTGCGGTACAGTCAGCTCAGCGTGACCCTCTCACCGGCATCGGAAATCGTGCTGCACTGGAGACCGCACTGAAACGTGAGATCGACCTCTCCCATCGTAACGGCTCACCGCTGGCGATGATGGTTTTCGACCTCGATCACTTCAAGAACGTCAACGACACCTACGGCCACGCCGCCGGTGACTGCGCCCTGAAACAGTTTGCCCAGACCGTTGGAAAATGCGCTCGTGGAACCGACATGCTGTTCCGCTTCGGCGGAGAGGAGTTTGTACTACTACTGAACAACACCGAGATGATGGGGGCTACCCAGCTGGGCGAGCGTATCCGTGAGGCGGTTGAGGAGATGGAACTTGAGTGTGAAGGTGCCCGCTTCGGCATTACCGTCAGCGTCGGCGTCGCTGCAACTCGCATCGATGACACCCCTGAATCACTTTTCAAACGCGCTGACTTCCTGCTTTACAGCGCCAAAAGCGGAGGACGTAACTGTGTCTGCTCAGCGGAATAA